Within the Pseudorasbora parva isolate DD20220531a chromosome 15, ASM2467924v1, whole genome shotgun sequence genome, the region TGAGAAAATGATTGCATGTGGATCAAATGCTACTTTTTGTAAAGTAAATTCATCAGAAAGtagcattttaaaaagaacaaaGCTTGCTAAATAACACCTGTTCTGCTTAGATCATGGTAGTGGATTGGAGTGCACCAATTTTCTTCTGAAACCATTCTGTTCTTTTCTCGATTCCAGGTTTTCTATTGCCCACTCATTTCTTCTGGTGACAGAAACCCAGAGTTCACAGAgtctgcattgtttatttttgatcGCCATCTTTCCAATAATTTGTAATTTGaatttatttcaataattttatcTTAGAAAAGTTTTTTGTGCCAAGCAAAATCATGCAACTCCTTatttcactgcattattcaaAACTGCGTTAAGTAAATGTCACCGAAAAGTGTCAGTATAAGTCAACACAGAGTTTACAGTAAAGACAATCACTAATTAACCTTTTTTCATCCAACTGTAAATAAAACCTGTTTATAGGGAAACAAGCGCTCACCTTGAACCACCACTTTGACATGAGGAAGTAGTATTTGACACTCTCTTCTCCAAACTGCTCGGATACGTAGAGCCCCATGGAACCATATTCATCGTAGATTTTGCGTTTGGTCTCATCGGTGAGGATCGAGTTGGCATTGTTGATTTCTTTGAACTTGTCTGCAGCTTCTGGGTTGTCTGGATTCTTGTCTGGATGGTATTTCAGAGCTAGTTTTCTTTTAAAACAGAACATTGTGTGTCATAAATCTTTTGTGGGAACCCTGTTTGCAGAGCAAACAACCCAATTGAAATGATTAAAAACTCTTAACATGGTCAATGCAGTCATTTGGCTGCAGCTAAATTTGCTTTCAGTGAATGACACACAGGAAACGCTTATTCTAGTGTTGTATGATATATCAACATTAAATAGAAATTGCTATATTGCTTAGTGGCCATGATTTGATTATATAAATATGCgctttgtgtttaaaaaaaaaagtaataacaGTAAGGGTCTCAGGGCAACTCGATTCATTATTAAGTGGCTAGGTCCGCATTATCAATGAGAAGAAACTCATTCAGCCCAATTTCTGCGCTGTATTGTGAATGAGACTGCATTACACCTGAGAATTTAAATGTCATGAAAGGCTGTTTCATGTCTGTTCATTCATCACTGTCATCGGTTCATCTCCACACTGTTTTCTTTCAGAGACATAAAGAGTGTGTTTcgttccttcatgagcaattgGCTACCTACCAACACACAAGGAAACTGTCTGTAAAAACCACTTCACATGTACATAAAAGGAACGAGCATGAGAGCATTTTCTGCGTTGAACACCACAATGAGTTTAACAACACTCGCTTTACTTTAATGGTGTGCCGGATTATATGTTTGTTCGGATGGGAGGCACAGtgtagtaataaaataaaatcatttagttcaattagagaacagacactacaattaaaaaacaaatgtatCTGCTTTATAATACAGTGTGAGCCGAACGGAAGTCGCAGCACAGCtcagcagcaggagtcagatttaatTAATCACAAGAGCAAGTGAATCGGTATATCTGTTTTGAAGTCAATAAACTattcaaactaaaataactagcttctgaAAGACAGCCATATGCAAGCCGACTTACggcaaaagagtaacccctggcCTGACGCATGCGTACTGGCGAATGCAGAAGTGCaaaggatagagcaaaacaaaggtcatgaattagaagtctaaagtaaacatttttaaaaagaaataccAGAGGATTTCAATATGAGAGAATAGTTTGTTGCCTAGACCTATTtgtttgaactgcgagaggagTCAAAGCTTGCGATACTTGTATACATCGAATCCGGGGTTAATCTTTTGTATAAGTGGGAAGTTCTGATTATTGTACGTACTCGGATCATTGAATCTCCTTTAGcaaaatgaagaagaaaaaatgtaaagtctaaattcattcatttcagcagaatataattaaaatgtcacATGTTAAATTCCCCAACACATCTGGTACTTATGCAAACAATCACATTTGGAATAAAAAAGCTAAAGTAGCCACGGCCAAACTTTGAGAAAAATGATTGATTAATTAATTGCTTAGCAGTGTATTCAGGCTATGCAGTCTGCTGGTTCACTTTGCATCCAAATCAGAGACGTTCTTTCTTTTGTCACTTCATATTTATCACTAAAAAGATCTTGTTCAGAACCGATGGCATGTGCATGCGgtcaacaaaaaaatgaatgaatcgcTCTCTGATACAAATCAATGTTCCTGAGTCATATTAAAGGtttgttcaaaatgaacaaatcgtTCATGAACGGCACATCACTATTATTTTACCGTAAATCAACTTGCGTCTGGAAGCtagtaggggtgtaagaaaatatcgaaaCGCGTGAATATCGCAATATTTTGTTTGccgatactgtatcgattctaaaaaacactgtatcgatatttatatatttatttattcacatccaagattcgtggctttgtgttcaaattaaaccacagactgtatacaacccaaccgctagatggcagtgttatctcaaaACATAACTGACGCGGAGACGTGCAAGGTGaatatgtgtgtgcgcgcattaGCATTAGTAAACCTCACAAAACGATAGAATTATTACGCTCCCGCGGTTTACAGAgttgaagtgtggactcattttggcttcagctacaaagaagccactaaggaagtCATCAACAAGAGTCATTTTGCAAGAGttaaaatgagagagagagagcttaaccatagatatgtatacgtatacatatatatatgcgCTTAACATCCAGACGTCATCCACGTTGCTGAGAAGCGTTTCGGTAGAATACAGCacattttcctctcagtaacaaaataaacacactccaaaatTGACTGCGGTGGCAGCAGAacgaaagcatctgatcatagcgatgtggatatggatgcaccagctctgcagttcagccTTCTTGAAATGGGACTTTATACAATGCACTGCATTTaagaaaacagctttacagtattaaatataaaacaaacagtcatccAGTCATGGAATGAATGAACTATGGACCTACTGTTGCTAAATAGTTTAGAAATGAAAAaatgctatactgtgaacctttaaaacatgtaGAATAAAGAATTCTGCAGTCACTTTACTGTTTCCCTTTACTTAGATTGCACAAAATAGTGATTAGTGacaaattatactgtattaattaaataaaacaaaaataatataatgtttcATGCaaatggttgtgttctttattcttttaaattaatatttcaaaacaaaattattcattgtttttttttttttacaatatcgcaatatatcgtatcgtaacccctgtacgtatcgtatcgccagattcttggcaatacacagccctagaagctagttatttaatataattagttttagttatttaaaaTACTAGCATGACGGAAGcaagttattttagtttataaagttttaaatatggatattctCTCACATAGTGCATTACTTTACTTCACAGTATATAaggcacttttatggacttaaaaacagaaataccaattcactgccattataatgcttggaagagccaggacatttttttttatataattacgATTGTATTCACCTGAAAGAAGAAATAAACCTAgggtggcttgagggtgagtaaatcataggattattttcattttttggggggtgaactATTATCCCTTTAACACCGATCTTTTCAGTCaaaattaaaatagtttttattcatatatattAGTGTTTTGTCTGCAAATTAACATTATAAGTGAACCTCAAGGAACATATTAAATGAAGAAAATCGATTTACTGACCCCTTTAATGTAACAATGTTTACCATACCTGTAGGCTCTTTTAATGTCCTCTGCTGTGGCTCCTTTCTCCAGTCCCAGCACCTTGTATAGACTGTCCCCTGTAGTGGACATCTTCCTCTGAGGCCTGTCAGAGGGTGGCTTGGCATCTGCCATGATTCAATGCtaaacaacagcaaaaaaaacaacaacagaattatgcattaaaaaaaatcattccaTCCAGTGGGAGCTACGCTTCAAACTCTTCAGTGGCATCCCATTATTGACAGATGGAACAATGTACACAGCCAAAGCAAGCAGAAAGCACTCGGGTCTATTTTAACAACACACTGTGCGGATTCAAGGTGTGGCGAAGGTGAATTCTGTGTTTATGCTGAAATAACAGGTGCAGTTTTCGGATGTTTACGAGCAATCCATCAGGAAATGAATTAAACACTTCTAAGAAAACATGAATAAGATGTGTACTCATAATAACAGGATATGTACCAACATGCAACAGTGGGCAGAACAACGGCTTTCCCGTTCTCATGACGCCTTTGCTAAAGAAGATTATGTTTTGCTGATCTCACAGATTACAACTCCATGTTGACAAAGGTTAATAGACGCTTGTACACACGACACCTTTCCTGATCATGAAAGCCCATTTTAAGTGGTTTAAATGTTGAACATGGATCTTTTTGAGATATCTTGCTGAATCCGTCACCAGACACAAATTCCTTaccataaatattaataatgttacaaaagagttatattcaaaataaatgttgacctttctattcatcaaataaaccTGACAAATAAtgcatcatggtttccacacacaacaaaacagaACAATTTCAGGcaccaaatcagaatattacaatgatttctgaaggattgtgtGACACTAAAGAGTAAAGACTGAAATAatagctgctgaaaattcagaaaaataaatagaaaacgtttattttaaatttataaagtggtaataatatttcagaatattgctgtttttactgtatttttgatcaaataaaaaagtcaatgtgagcataagagatgtcttttaaacaattaaaaaccgACTGCAAACTTGAATTATTTTGTGcattcattatttaaaaataaacaagacTTGATTACATCATCCTTAAAGCTCCACGAGGGAGGGTTGCTGCTCATGTGTTTTGCAACAGTTTGTTTCCATGCTAACAGTGATTTCTCTGATTTGGAATTATGGGTACTACAGTTCAACAAAAATCTTTTAATTAAACACTGAGGTAATTTCTACACAATGACTTGCACCTTTTACAgaagctttaaagggttagttcacccaaaaattgtaATTCTTCTTGTCAGTCTCCTATGCGGTTGACCGTATTAACAGTGCAGGGCTTCTGAGTTCTACGTCAGAACTAGGGATGTTGCTAGGGTTTCGTTATGGTTTTAatggtattactactcttaccgataaTGCTTATCGATCCGGTACTTTAACTGTATTCTGacttaattataataaatagaaaaataaagaaaataattaatattgcTTTATaatctgaaaatgtaaaatatcaatataatataaaacatatCACCAGTGCATTTACcagcattttttgttttatacatgCATACgataagaaaaacaaaacagtacCAAAATATGGttgaataaatacaataaatatacaACAAAAACcaagatacaaataaaatacGGTGCTTTAATTTCAGGAAGGTCGACTAACGTTACTGTTTGTGTAATGGCCTACAAAAGACAtctaatacatttattattatattttatttaataaaagttttcACTGTACAAATTGATAGATTACCATATTCGTCACTCCGGAGTATAAATCGTatcagtcaaaaaatgtcatgaagagaaaaaaaaacatatataggtcacactggactataagtcgcattagggcagagccGAGAGCTGGAGCATAATCGAGCagcagaaagaaagtttgaagtgagtaagaaacttgtgagggactggcgaaaagcagaagttactttaactgtaatgaagaaaacaaagaaagctaATCGGGGACGATTAGCTTTCTAAGCAAGATGGctagagctgaaggaacgagtccacaggtGCTTGAACGCTCTGCCAGGAGAGGCTCAGCtgcgcgagacgaacgctgtgtATCGTTCTCGACTGCAAATTTTACTACATGCAGTCTGTATTTAGTATAATGGGATTTTATTTAtggggggcattttgtttgtgttcagtctttctaagttattgtctttaagttaatattttagttaagtttttttttcctgttttcagTTAATTTTTTCAGgggtaggctacaggagcaaCATAGAGCGCCCTCTTGCAGCTATAGACGTAACTAgatgtttatttttgtccatcagtacgaattaaatttgatatataaatcgcacctgactataagttgcaggaccagccaaactatgaaaaaaagcgtgacttatagtccggaaaataccgTAATGCTTTTTAAAGCTGTGAGTATCTTTCTATTCgccttttgttgtttgataCACATTCATGGCACAATTGTCAGGGTATTTTAGACACTGTCCCTTAAAGAGCGAATGCATATCTAataatatacaaaatattttctCCCAGCTAATAACTATTAACGCCCATTTAAGACATAAACTGTGTTTTAGTGAATACTCCTCAAGCTGTCATTTTAACATAGGCTGTTTGTTGCACAATATGGAAAGTCGTGTCGTGCGCGCTATAGCTTCGCGTGAGAGATCGCTCTCTCTTCTGGTTTGCAAATAGCAAATGCTTTAATATTATTGCTTATAGAAACGGCTGGCAATATAGAATTTGCAATACGTCTATGTAGCAATAATAAATACTAAGTGTATTTTCTTCATTGCTCCAGTGcagacagcagaaccgatagcATCAGAGTAGAGACCAGAGTAGAGAAATCCCGTGGGTAAATGTatggtttttttgttgttgttttttaaatccATGCATATTCTGcatgtttaatatatataaaaaaggaaaataaacaaTCGTTTAGTTTTATTTGCGTTTAATTAAATGGATGAACACGAACAAGGAACTTAGAACAGAAATAAgctacagtaaaaaaaagtaagaaatgtaaataataataaaaatatacctATAATAATTATagcataataaattatataataataataaacctgGATTTATTTCATGTTCAAAGGAAAAGTGGCCTATATGGCCTAATACTGCTTTCTTTGCTTTTAGCAATtccttaaaacattaaacaaaaaaatatcctTAATCCTCAATAACAAAATAGACCAGTAGTTCTGCATGTTCCTTTCTTTAAtaacttactaatatctgtagcatTAAGCGATTCACCTGAGTCATGCGGTGCAGATATTTTGCCACTGTAGGCTTGGCTGTTCCGCGCCTATGAACCAAGCAAGAGTTAGCTTCAGACCATGCGCctgtaaattatttttattttattttatttattataaataaaggtttatttgtttctagttattttattttgttagataTTGCCACTTTGcgggctaaagactacagccagcagagggagccatttccgcatgttttcaactcgtgcatggggaatggagatcatacttacagcacagctcagctacaggcattaatttaaacggatgctaagcaatgtaagtcttctaacttctcaaattaatttctatgaaagttaagcttccaaaggcatgaactgaaaacgcgttatgaatgtatgccgcgaatgtggtcgcgattacctcagctctcatcacgagagctcatcaactcatttatgacgttaaatgtaatctgagtcAGCTGTGaaactcacgcggcaactcgatcgttatattgaacagacacgttcagtatttaattgtaggaactcagtctctgtaatccagtagcggtggctttgtgAATGGCcacacagggcagcgaagcattctgggaattgtagtctttcatccccatgagacaaaaatacattttctgtcttttctcagtctagaaagcaccaaattaaaaaataatttcaaatttctactacattaatgacccagtttaaatacagattcatcttcccagcgctgaagtacccctttaacgaTACTGCTGTCTTTGATAATTTAGCACCGGGGCTCATTTAATACCGGATTTCAGTACCCATAACTAGTCAGAATGGCGACTAACCATTGGCTAGCTCCTGCGTCAGCATCCCACACTTGCGTCATGGTGCCCACTAGGACTGTCAAAAAAAAACGTTGAATATTTCCTCTAAAAAAATTAGAAGAATATTCAACCCATTCAAACATCTGGTTGCGCATTTTGCAAATGATGCGCATTACGTCTAACaggacaaaaaaatgtatacaaagaGACACaagtttaaacatatttgacaacatattacttacacaaaaacaagtaaatcaaCTTATGACCAAGACCACAgacctcactctctctctttagttggtttaaatgaacaaactttgagcGCTGATCAAGAGTTgtgtgcaagcaatttaaggtcacAACTCTTGTtccaaatatagcaggcttcattcagtgactgaaacaaatattattaatattaattttagttttacagcatattaaACGCTCTGAGCAAGCTGTGCTGTGGTAAACATGGAACTTTCCCTTGAATGAAACTGTAAATAATCAAATCAGTgtaagcagtgcatttatccttaTTCATACAATACGCGAGATAGCCTGCAGTTAGCATACCATGTCTCATTTTAGGCTCTccactttctgccatcttccatGCAAGACGCATCAACTTTAAACAGTGACGCAgtgacctgtccctgaaccctCAGGCGCGCTAGCACAACCATGAGTGCACCCAATCGCAAAGCAGATAGCCACGCCTCTACTACCGCGGGCGTTTCCCCCCACTTTTTCCCAAATATTAATTTTCAGATTTTTCACCTTcgaaatctgttttttttttactattcaaatataaattcaaatttagaatattcgttgacagccctagtgcCCACGTGAACAGTACGGGCCAATGGGAATCCGCCGTTCTGACGTAGAACTCGGAAGCGCTGAACTGAATTTACTACGTCAACAGCATAGGATACTGGTACAGATGAAAAtagattgttgaataaagtctttatttttatttttttatcactttataacatcaaagggttagttcaccccccaaaaaaagtatgtcattaatgactcaccctaatgttgcttggattgccaatgtcacgtgatttcagcagtttgacacacgatctgaatcaatacactgattcatgaccgtttgaatctttaattgaggtttgaaaacaaacacggaatagaagacaatgctgaataaagtcgtagtttttgttatttttggaccaaaatgtatttttgatgcttcaagagattctaatgaactaactgatgtcacatatgaactactttgattatgtttttattccctttctggacatggacagtatagtgtgcatacacttagatttgctgttggactaaatataaaatatcttaaaccgtgttccgaagatgaacggcagtattacgggtgtggaacgacattagagtcattaattacataaatttcatttttgggtgaactaaccctttaaggttgaaccactgtagccacatggactattttaataatgtctttACCATTACCACCTTTCTGGACATCGAAAGTTGAAATGACATTGCTGCCTATGGGTGGCTCAGAAACCTCTcagattttatcaaa harbors:
- the dnajc5ga gene encoding dnaJ (Hsp40) homolog, subfamily C, member 5 gamma a isoform X1; the protein is MADAKPPSDRPQRKMSTTGDSLYKVLGLEKGATAEDIKRAYRKLALKYHPDKNPDNPEAADKFKEINNANSILTDETKRKIYDEYGSMGLYVSEQFGEESVKYYFLMSKWWFKATVMCCAVFSCCCCCCCCCFCCGKCKPPEEENYQYVDPEDLEAQIKAEQDGGGSNIPIWIQPSSTINTSESTHFTASQPVYNTQK
- the dnajc5ga gene encoding dnaJ (Hsp40) homolog, subfamily C, member 5 gamma a isoform X2 translates to MADAKPPSDRPQRKMSTTGDSLYKVLGLEKGATAEDIKRAYRKLALKYHPDKNPDNPEAADKFKEINNANSILTDETKRKIYDEYGSMGLYVSEQFGEESVKYYFLMSKWWFKATVMCCAVFSCCCCCCCCCFCCGKCKPPEEENYQYVDPEDLEAQIKAEQDGGGETIIIVQPIPSPGPEICSETLPDSK